Genomic DNA from Dysidea avara chromosome 10, odDysAvar1.4, whole genome shotgun sequence:
CATAAAGTACAAAACAAAAGGAATAAAAAATATCACGGGCCCCTGTCAAGGCCTTTATTGATGTTTAAATTTAATAAACTTGTCTGCTAAAAATCTGAATCATCTGAGAAGAAGTACCCCTCCTATCAAATGTTGTTTATAGAATGATCATTTCATGTACAGATTATTATCTATTTTGCTATGTGTGTTGCCAGGAGACGATGAAGAGTGCAGCTTGTACTGTATACTGGTTATGATACTTTTCCTAGTCATCGGTACCAACTGAGCTTAGAAGTAGCTAGGACAACATTCTGGTGAATTGCACAGTAAGATActgtacatttgtttgtttgtttaccagTAGTGAATTATTGTTATCCGCCTGTAGATGTTAATTCATGACAATATACTTTACTTGTTAGCAGCAGCATGCGGAATCCATTTCATCAGTATAACCAGCAAACCTAGCTAACCAAGCAAGCATAGCAAACAACTAACTTGGTTAGCAAGCATAGCTAACCGGCAAACCTttcaaagatcaagatactctaatagaacagtcaatgaaaTCAAAatcctctaataaaacagtcaccacacaGATTATTTTGGGATGATTACAAAATCTATCTGATAATCAGTTTTGTGAGGTTAATTTTCAACTCAGTACACACATTTTGAAATTTCAAGAATTGTAAATTAACAACCTTGTCAACATTTTGGACCGTGACTGGTCACTGCACTCCATGGCCAGATGTGTCTGCACCTCTGGAAatcccctttcaaaaatcctagatccgcccctgggttgTTGCCTTCTTTACTTTACGATAATCAAATTTGTTATGACACCCCATTCTGTGGCCATCATGGCCTTTGTCTGTGGCTTCTCCGGGGTACACTAAGACACTAATCACCCTAGATATGCAAGTGTAGATGTATGCAACCACAACAAGGCAAGTAAATACCTCTTCGCTTGCAGGCATGATGAAGCAGTTTCATTGTTATTGTGCTGCATTGCATACTATTTACAATAACCAAAAATGATTGATATACATAAAAGGTGGATAAAATCTATGCTATTGTTGTTGCAGCTAACACAAGCCCTGCAGATTATACACAGAGAATAGCATATACCAGGTACCCATCACCACAATTGGGTTGGTAGACTACCATCTAATACTTAGCTGCAGCACTTACAGTACAAGGCAGCAGATATTTCCACTCATCATTTTCTGATGGTCAATGCATGTCTTTAATTAGTGTcatgtttgtttactgtatAACGTATTGTTAATTATCCTTTTGCAACTGATAATTAATGGTAAGAATAGttttaccaagagtacataatatatatatatatatattataaactcttggttttacggcatgcattgtacattgcACTGTTTTAAGTAATCCTGACCCAACCACTCCAGTCCACTTACTATGTGGTAGGAAGATAGTTTGTGTACCGTACCACATGACCCCACAGTATAATCAGTGTTATCCTGACTTTACATGGGTGTACCTGTAACCTTCTTTCCATTGGTTATTGGTGTGTTAATTAGCAAAATGTGTTGATACACTTGTATATTTTTGCTATCTAGTATAGTGACAGGACAGAGATGTCATTGAGTCATTGAAGCCAGTCATCTTCCAATGATAATCTACTTTTGTATTGTCGTCTGATCATACAACTGACAATACACTTTAGTTGAACAAGAAAGCAAGCACTACAgattacatacacacacgcatgcacacgccAACCCTCTCTCCCCTCCTGCACATACACGCACTctccacccacacacacacacacacacacttacggAGTTTACATACGTGACTAGTACAAGCCATGCTTTACCTAATCATTTTGCGCTGCTTACATTAAGCTGTGTTTGTTTTATAGTGTTGGATGGACCTATCAAGCATCCAGGCTGTGTTGCAGATtatgactataaattattattgtaacttTCTATTgcatggtatgcatatatacattattttgtattaCTACAATTTTTTATTTTACATCATCATTGAAATAATGAATATGTACGAAATCAAATAGTTACTGATGTCTGTGATCCTTTGTGCTATCTATattgtaacttaataatatatCACAGTGATAGCACATGTTCAATAGATAAAATAAATCAAATAAAGTAAAAACATTAACAAGTTTCATGATATTTGTGTTTTTAGCTGCATTGTTAAATCAATAAAACACAAAAGTCCATCACGGAAATTGGCTTTATTGCCATTCACTAAACTATGAAATATAGTTTCAAAGCTTGGCCACTGTTCCTTAAATCTCTCCATCCTAATACTCTTCAAATTCTCCCTTTGTTCCAGGGGATCTTGTCCGAAGTTACTGAATACTGTCAATCGGCCTCCGTTTTCTTCATACAGTCTGCCAGCTTCATCAGCCTCTGGGACAAGGTGGTGATCTATGGACTTTGTTTGGTTATTTTCCATCATCAAAATGTTTGGAATCCCTCTCCCTGTAcaaaagaaatgatgacaacTCATGTGATGTAGTTACATATAGCAATGTGTGGATGGGTTAAAAGTTGACAATTGACCTGGGACCCAAGGTATTATTTATTGTTCCATCCTTTCATCGTTAGCTATAATGAAATTTATGCCATTACAGGATTGCCTTTTTGGAGAGCTCCAAAGCGTAAGGTGTATGCTGTAAAGGAGGAAGATTTTCAGAGCCTGGCAAACACGGATAGCGACAGCGATGGTGATGAAAGGGACGTAGCCCCTCGAGCTCCAGCTAAAAGGATGAAGCTCTTTCAAAATGAGTTCAAAACAAAAATGTCAGAAATGAAAAGAGATATAAAGCAGCTTATTGAGAATACTGTCCCCAGTCCTGTAAGGGATGAGTTGAGGGGTTTACTACGATGCTGTATTTGTCAGGCTGTACCCATACAGCCACCTGTTTTCATGTCGACTTGTTGCCATTCGATTATAGGATGCCAACCATGTGTCCAGCAATTGACATCTACTCAAGGAGCAAGCTGCCCTCTGTGCAGAGATAGAGATTTCGAAGCCATCAGATTGAATGGCATGGATGGACTTATATCGGCAGCCAGAAGGTACATTCCCATCGACAACCAGAGTAGTTCATCTGAAAACTAAACTCTATAATATGCTGTTGTTATTTATCTGTTAGTTATCTATCATTTATCATCTATCATTGTCATTATATATATCATTATCACTGTATCATCATTTCATGCCATTATCCTATCTTGTAATCAAACATCTATATTGTCATTGTATCTatcattatcactgtataccACAGTATTTATCTCTTTGTCTATAGTTGTATATGTATACTTAAAGAAATAACAAAAATATTATAACTTTATCAATATCTATAATAGTTAATTCGATAGAGTGCACATCTTGATGTGAGCATAGCGTCTTTGAGTGATCCCTTGCATGTCTGATGATACAAAACTTCATTAGGGCTTATCAACCATGCAGTGTTCTCACCTAAACCTGAAAAACACCCAACTAGAATCAATCTTTGTTGTGATATTAGTAAGTAGAACCAAAAGGAAATTTCGTTGCACCAAAAAGAAATAATACAGACTGATTAGTGTATGTTTAAACTTTAATAAAACGTTACATGATAAGTATACCTTTATGAGTTTAATCAAAATCTGAAATAAATCATGTGCATGAATTGTActatacataataataactaGTCAAAAGGTTGAATGTACCTAATCGAATGGTACTACCGAGTCACTTAAATTTGTCAAGGCAGCACATGTGgtgatgacatcatcaatggTGCAGGAGTCTGAACTCTTGAGTAAAGATATTGGAAGTTGATATTTTGTATCTCTGCTTTGACAACCCTATTACTTGTTCTACATGAATGCACACATGTGATATTTAACGAGACCAGTCTATTTCACATCTGCTAAGATATTTCTTCCCTCTTGTAAACGGTGGTGTTTTTACCTCAGCACAACGAAACCCAACACTATCTTGGATAGCAAATCCCCTGTCTGCAAGAACAAGATCACCTGGCATCAAATCATCCAGTGTGCCACAATGTTCAGTAATGTATTTATCCAACACTCTTCCTCCCCATGCTTTTGAAAGCAGATGCTAACTTAAGACCGATACTATAAGCTCAACATACAAGAATAGAGAGTAAATTTGTCAACAATAGTGGACAACAATACAtattttgttaaaatgacaGTAAGCATGGTTGTACATGTCAATTTTTATTGAACTGTACTTAAAGTGTTGTATCTGTATCCCTTTTCATTGTGATGGTCCTTAACACATTGTTTGACTAGTGTGCTGCATGCTCTCAGTGGAAAAAAATAGCAGAGTCTAACTTGCCCCAGCTTTGTGCTTGTATTGGCTGAACAAACTCTCGACTGCTGACCCTGAGAGATGCAAGGGTGACATAGGATATGTCTCTCTGAACTACTGGCACAGAGCGCCGAAGCTGTAGACATCAATCCGGAGGAGATCCCatgctaaataaataaaattgttaataatttaaataggttaaacattaattttttaatttacaATACCATCCAAAGAGCATACAACATAACACAAAAATGTCTCTGCAGAAGCTTCATAATACCAGATCAAAGAATGACATAGGGAAGTTTGAAATTCTTATATAACTCTGACACAATTGCATAAGTTCTATTACAAACATTCTTAAAAGAAACAATACTGTTATGCTGTGGTGGGGCTAAACTATCAATACAAACGCTACATATAATGTCACATGATGTGTTGTGTTNNNNNNNNNNNNNNNNNNNNNNNNNNNNNNNNNNNNNNNNNNNNNNNNNNNNNNNNNNNNNNNNNNNNNNNNNNNNNNNNNNNNNNNNNNNNNNNNNNNNNNNNNNNNNNNNNNNNNNNNNNNNNNNNNNNNNNNNNNNNNNNNNNNNNNNNNNNNNNNNNNNNNNNNNNNNNNNNNNNNNNNNNNNNNNNNNNNNNNNNGTTTTGGGTGTCATACCTCTACAAACAAGCTGGCATGCTTCTTGAGCTCACTGAAGATAAGTTGGCTGAGGGTGAGGAGGGAGATGAAGAGCTACATGAAGAGCTACTGGATGAAGGGTTTGCAGAGGATGACACTGACACTGCCACCTTCACTGACACTGCCACCTTTTCTGAAGACCCCAGGATGGTTGGTACGGGAGTACCTGAAGAAGAAGATGATGAggatgatggtgatgatgatgacgatgagaTGGAAGTAGTAATTAATTGGACACAgattgtaatataattatttatgtgtCAGGATGATACTACCATTGATGATGGTACCACCATGGCAACCACCAGTTCCACCACCACTGCTTCCAATGACATTATATCTGCCAGTTCCACCACAGTAGACTCCAGGGGGATACCAGGATGGGAGAAGGTGGCACAGTTAGCCCAAGTGCTTGTTGGGCTGGACGGGCTATCTGTGTCAAATGAAGAGGTCCAGAAGATCAAGGCTCTCTGGGATGACCTGGATCCTTATGATAAGAGGGCTACAGAAGTGCTCCTTAAGTCTCAGCCACTGAATTTGAGGGGTCACTTTTGTGGTCAGAAGAGGACAGGTCACACGACCACAGAGCAAATGAGGAGGTATACTGACGTACTTAAGTGGTAGTAAACGATACTCTAGTATGTGTTACCACAGATGCATTCTCGCTGGAGTCTCTGTGCCATTGTCTCCATTAAAGAGCCGTGTTGTGGAAgcaatctgcttactactgtgCACTAGGCATAATGTGTCAACAAGGACCAGCGGTGCCGGTATGGTCATGAATATAATATTGTTATACTGTACTGACACATTCCATGTAGGCGGACAGAAAAGAGCCTACCTGTCCAAATGGAAACTAATTTTGCAGGATTACACTGCCATCCGGACTCGGCTGTACAATTCCCTAGACCTGCTGGAGGGGATCAACCTTGCATTGTATGCTATTAATCAGACCACTTTGGTTACTCACTCTATTCGATAAGGCTGAAGTTTTGATTCTTTTATTGATAGCAAAAATGGTACAAGAACGAGGAGAGGAGGAAGGAGATCCTGGCTGGAATGCAGGGTCTAGAGATGGTAGCTCCACCACTCTGTGCACAGGAGAATCTTCCAGCAAATAACCAGCCACCTTCCCCTCCTGCCCCTCCAGCACCACACCATCAATTCTCCGAGCCGGATGACACATCTGGACAGGCTAGGATCAGAGCTGTTGCCGGCACTGGTACTCATGTGGGTTCTCGGGTCCAGTGCACAGTAGTACCACCGGAATTGGCTGCCCCACTAACAGTGACACACAAGCAGCGAGCTGGTAATCCTTAGTAGTATAGTCATAACAATTATTGTATAATTTGCAGGGATTCCAAGAACAGGAAGTGGAGACAGGTATGTTAAACCTTGTGTACGTCAATTTTGTGTATGTCATGTTTTAGGAACTGTGTGTCATACCGCCATTTGGCACCGTAAGCGAGCACTGAAGAGAAGGATGGAAgaagctgctgctgctggactGGAGGGACCTCTTCCTCCACCACGCCAACACAAAAAGCATAAACAACATGATTGCAGCAAATGCCACCAGCCTTTGAGTGGTAATTACAAACTAGACACTATATGTCCTGATTGTTCATTTTAGTGCATAGTGGGCACACCCAGTATTATGGGAACTGGTACTGCCCAAACCTACCAGGGCAAGTGCCAGTTGCTGAGTGGAGGGCACAACAGAAGGTGAACCGAGTTGCCCAGAGGGAGAGAGAACAGCAGCAGCGGCAGCGGCAGCGGCAGCTGCAGTAGGAAACAGACTAACAATGAGAAGGTTTGCCATGATGATCTGTGCATAAGATAATTCAGTGGACTGACTACTTCCAGTAGGCGCCCAGCAGCAGCGGCAGCTGCAGTAGGAAACAGACTAACAATGAGAAGGTTTGCCTTGATGATCTGTGCATAAGATAATTCAGTGGACTGACTACTTCCAGTAGGCGCCCAGTGATCACAATGAAGGACAGTGTAACCCATCATGGTGCTGCAGGAGTGGACTTGGACTTTCTGAATGTAAGTGTacgatttgtttgtacatgAATGGAGTATACTATTATATATTAGGGAGCAGTGATGGAACAAGTTTTTAATGACAATATATACCAAAAAATATTCAGTGTATGCTTATTactagtagtagtggtgtgtcACTCTTTTTGGTTTAACTTCACAAAAGGTGGACTGGAATCTGGTCGCAAAAATTTCATGGAATTCGCTTTATGATATGACATCAACCCTCTGCATCCTGATCACTATATCTCCATAATATCCTTACATTAACTACAGTTATGTGCACCCTGTGcaatctactctaataaagcagtcactttgaATTGTGAATTAATTAATTGTACCAAACATTCAAGTAGTTCCCCTAGATTTGATTCCTAGTGGGGCTTACCGGTTTATGCCAAGTAAGATTTGTTTGAAAGAAGAATGCGGCAGTACTTTCAAGGACCTTGATCCTTTTAATGTAGAGACCCCCTGTACATGTGTTTTGTTACTTTTCTGTAGTTGAACTTCATAAAGTCTGTAGGAATCCACTTACCAATGTCAGCATTGCGTGAACGTCCCAGTGTACGGGACCTGACAAGTCTTAGAACTGAACGAGTATACTTAAGGAGGGCATGTGTCTTACAATTGAACCAGGACTGTACTTTGTGGATGCAGTAAGTTGAGCATCATTTAGAACAAAACATGTTGCGTGTTCCCATAACTACAGGATGCAGCGTTAGCCAGAAATGTTTCATATCAACAGAGATATGTTGGAACCATTCCAAAACTTCAATGAAGGGGTAAGCATTTGTTAACAAAATCTGTCGTTCTATGCATCCTTTGATTTTTGTTAGCCTGGTGACACATTGCAATTGTGACCCTTAGGCAACTTTTTAAACAAAGTAGGATGCATGTTCTCTGTACATTGCAGGGATCACCTTATTTCCATCTTTATTAGGTACGTATTgaagatgatgtaataatcTCCTCGTACTGTGGGGGGGATTAAGTCCAGGATGATCAACATCTCATAATTTTCTGGACTGGACTATTGTATCACTATGTGTATTATGTTGAATGTGTTGATAATGGTATTAATTTGATATTCGTAAGCTTGTGGATGTTCTAAACACGTGCATGCTCGTTGTATGTTACTATCTTATGACCTGATGTGCTTGAGGGGTTATATAGGGTCTTGATATTGATCTCGCCTATGTCACTTCAGTCTGGTGGCCTTAGCTTGTTTGATTGgtggtatttccagctgtccagcactgtAACACATTGCACTTGGGAACGGTGGCAACGGCAACCCATCCAGCCTGTAAAAATAAATCAAACCATTGACAGTAAGTAAGAAACAAAAAGTGTGGAGATCTGGAGTACTTGATAGTGACATAGTTACTGTCTATG
This window encodes:
- the LOC136269241 gene encoding uncharacterized protein, coding for MLLELTEDKLAEGEEGDEELHEELLDEGFAEDDTDTATFTDTATFSEDPRMVGTGVPEEEDDEDDGDDDDDEMEDDTTIDDGTTMATTSSTTTASNDIISASSTTVDSRGIPGWEKVAQLAQVLVGLDGLSVSNEEVQKIKALWDDLDPYDKRATEVLLKSQPLNLRGHFCGQKRTGHTTTEQMRRCILAGVSVPLSPLKSRVVEAICLLLCTRHNVSTRTSGAGGQKRAYLSKWKLILQDYTAIRTRLYNSLDLLEGINLALYAINQTTLVTHSIR